A genomic stretch from Deltaproteobacteria bacterium includes:
- a CDS encoding type I restriction endonuclease subunit R, with translation MTEYLHVEKPFLDQLKTLGWTVIDQGHNIIPSDPAASLRTNFRELILPTIFCDSVRSINLTADNKAWLTDRQLDDLRDQLLRQPNLTLLEANEAAQALFLKAQVDRDEPVPASVAKALQRPNTLPKAFMNKPKKVLMAAEPLVQYSAVPSSKTFGVVNSSARILLMIDEAHRTQGSDLGENLFEAFPNATRIAFTGTPLITEPHGSKRTVKRFGEYIDTYKLMDSVRDGATLQILYEGRTAETALKDKHGFNSKFEDLFKERSEAELNAIKKKYGASGDILEAENRIAAIAIDLVDHYIENILPDSFKAQVVCHSKLAAIRYQKAIRSALSERLEREKQKAHINCELIQRIEFLKAVVVISSDPTNEPAMITAARKEAKRCNAIENFCKPFDFVDPDKTYTGIAFLIVCDMLLTGFDAPVKQVMYIDKKLREHNLLQAIARVNRVAKNKNRGFIVDYIGLANHLTLALSIYADEDARDINEGLKSIASELPILEERYQRLLQHFFSLGVTQIEAFVKGTLLDVKNEIMVLHLAVGALKDIKPRADFEVYFKKFLKSLNLILPNHAGQPYRGAARRFGYLLHMAKERYKDDSLDISDAGEKVKALINEHLIDLGINPKIPPIELLSDDFIAHVHKHSHGNAEAKASEMEHAIRKHCTIHFNEDPAFYKRLSEKLEKLIQEHRDNWQALAEGYEHLRNEAIAGRTETVAGLTKEATTFYDYVIQLGFDDVEAASEHNEALKKLMLRIVELLQNTIDVIDFWQKSIEVKKLRGNIDTEILLADIPALSAKHERIAVEIVKLAEKRHKELTK, from the coding sequence ATGACTGAATACCTCCACGTCGAAAAACCGTTTCTTGACCAGCTTAAAACACTGGGCTGGACGGTCATCGACCAGGGGCACAACATCATACCTTCTGATCCGGCAGCAAGCCTGCGCACTAACTTTCGTGAGTTGATTCTGCCAACAATTTTTTGCGACTCGGTAAGGTCAATAAACCTCACTGCCGACAACAAAGCGTGGCTTACCGATCGTCAGCTTGATGACTTGCGCGACCAGCTTTTACGCCAGCCCAACCTAACTTTGCTCGAAGCAAATGAGGCGGCGCAAGCCTTGTTTCTTAAAGCCCAGGTTGATCGCGATGAACCAGTGCCTGCGTCGGTTGCTAAAGCGCTACAACGGCCTAATACTTTGCCAAAGGCTTTCATGAATAAGCCCAAAAAGGTGTTAATGGCTGCCGAGCCGCTTGTTCAATATAGTGCGGTGCCATCAAGCAAGACCTTTGGCGTTGTTAATTCATCAGCGCGAATTTTGCTTATGATCGACGAGGCTCATCGTACCCAAGGCTCTGATTTAGGCGAAAACCTGTTTGAAGCATTCCCCAATGCCACCCGCATTGCCTTTACCGGAACGCCACTCATTACCGAACCGCATGGTAGTAAACGTACCGTGAAACGCTTTGGTGAGTATATTGATACATACAAATTGATGGATTCTGTTCGTGATGGTGCCACGTTACAAATCCTCTACGAGGGACGCACCGCCGAAACCGCGCTGAAAGATAAGCATGGTTTTAACAGCAAGTTTGAAGACCTTTTTAAAGAACGTAGCGAAGCCGAACTTAACGCTATTAAAAAGAAATACGGCGCTAGCGGTGATATTCTCGAAGCCGAAAATCGCATTGCAGCCATTGCCATAGACCTTGTTGATCATTACATAGAAAATATTTTACCTGATAGTTTTAAAGCCCAAGTTGTCTGTCACTCAAAGCTCGCGGCAATTCGTTACCAAAAGGCTATTCGCAGTGCACTTAGCGAGCGTCTTGAGCGCGAGAAACAAAAGGCGCACATAAACTGCGAGCTTATTCAACGCATTGAATTTCTTAAAGCTGTGGTGGTTATATCGTCAGACCCAACAAACGAGCCAGCTATGATCACCGCAGCACGTAAAGAAGCTAAGCGCTGCAATGCGATTGAGAATTTTTGCAAACCATTTGATTTTGTTGATCCTGATAAAACATACACAGGCATCGCGTTTCTTATTGTCTGCGATATGCTACTTACCGGGTTTGATGCCCCGGTTAAGCAGGTAATGTATATTGACAAGAAGCTGCGCGAACACAACCTTTTGCAAGCTATCGCACGAGTAAACCGAGTAGCCAAAAATAAAAACAGGGGTTTCATTGTTGACTACATTGGTTTGGCAAATCATTTAACCTTGGCCTTATCTATCTATGCCGATGAAGATGCCCGCGATATTAATGAAGGTTTAAAGAGTATCGCAAGCGAACTGCCGATTTTAGAAGAACGCTATCAACGCTTGTTGCAGCACTTTTTCTCTCTCGGGGTGACGCAGATTGAAGCCTTTGTTAAAGGTACGCTACTGGATGTTAAGAACGAAATAATGGTGCTTCACCTGGCTGTTGGTGCGCTTAAAGATATTAAGCCTAGGGCTGACTTTGAGGTTTACTTTAAAAAGTTTCTTAAGAGTCTAAACCTCATTTTACCGAATCATGCCGGTCAACCATATCGCGGTGCTGCACGCCGATTTGGCTATTTGTTGCACATGGCAAAAGAGCGCTACAAAGACGATTCACTTGATATCAGCGATGCTGGCGAGAAGGTAAAGGCGCTTATCAACGAGCATCTCATTGACCTTGGAATCAATCCTAAAATCCCACCCATCGAACTCTTATCCGACGACTTCATTGCTCACGTGCACAAACATTCACATGGAAATGCCGAAGCCAAGGCGAGCGAGATGGAGCACGCTATTCGCAAACACTGCACGATTCATTTTAATGAAGACCCAGCTTTTTATAAACGGTTGAGTGAAAAACTCGAAAAACTTATTCAAGAACATCGTGACAATTGGCAAGCACTCGCTGAGGGTTACGAGCATCTACGCAATGAGGCCATTGCTGGGCGCACGGAGACAGTCGCAGGCCTAACCAAAGAAGCCACTACTTTTTATGATTATGTTATTCAGCTTGGCTTTGATGATGTTGAGGCTGCCTCTGAGCATAACGAAGCGCTTAAAAAGTTGATGCTACGTATTGTTGAGTTGTTGCAGAACACTATTGATGTAATCGATTTTTGGCAGAAATCGATTGAAGTTAAGAAACTGCGCGGCAACATTGACACCGAAATATTGCTTGCTGATATTCCCGCGCTAAGTGCAAAGCACGAGCGTATTGCCGTAGAGATCGTAAAACTTGCCGAAAAGCGTCACAAGGAGTTGACTAAGTGA
- a CDS encoding M48 family metallopeptidase, producing the protein MVRSQRSTTDIIIERDGSVLVRAPEWADDKQIADTVAAKYYWIYQSLAEWRDLNASRVLREYKNGEGFLYLGRAYRLLLVADQDEPLMLKGGRFTLRRDLVDQGEIAAAKVAFRDYYIARGRQRLCQRVEYYAPKVGVSATTVDVRELGNRWASCSSAGALVFHWKCMMAPPTIIDYIVVHELCHFYHRDHTDAFWNEVDKVLPDYHERKEWLRINGAGLDV; encoded by the coding sequence ATTGTCCGAAGCCAGCGGTCTACCACTGACATCATTATTGAGCGCGATGGCAGTGTGCTGGTACGTGCACCCGAATGGGCAGATGACAAACAGATCGCTGATACTGTTGCCGCCAAATACTACTGGATCTATCAAAGTTTAGCCGAGTGGCGCGATCTCAACGCCTCGCGAGTGCTACGTGAATATAAAAATGGCGAGGGTTTTTTATATTTGGGTCGTGCCTACCGACTCTTGCTTGTTGCTGATCAAGATGAGCCACTTATGCTTAAGGGTGGTCGCTTTACTTTGCGTCGCGATCTTGTTGATCAAGGTGAAATTGCCGCCGCAAAAGTAGCTTTTCGTGACTATTATATTGCGCGAGGTCGTCAACGCCTTTGCCAACGTGTTGAATACTACGCGCCAAAAGTTGGGGTAAGCGCCACTACGGTTGATGTGCGCGAGCTTGGTAACCGTTGGGCATCATGTTCTTCTGCTGGTGCGCTCGTCTTTCATTGGAAGTGCATGATGGCTCCACCTACTATTATTGACTATATTGTTGTTCACGAACTTTGTCATTTTTATCATCGTGATCACACAGATGCTTTTTGGAATGAAGTCGATAAGGTGCTACCAGATTATCATGAGCGCAAAGAGTGGCTACGAATAAATGGTGCTGGGTTAGATGTATAA